TACACTTGAAGGACAGAGATTTGTCTCAGAAAAGTGTGATGCTTGCAGGAGCTCCCGATCAATCTCAGGCAGAGGATACCTGATTAAGCAAGGAGTTCAACTAACCGGAGAAACTAAATGGGCTGTGAAATCTGGGGACTGCTAGATGTCCGAACTGTTACCTAATAGCTGTACAACCTCGGGCACATCACCTTTATCTGTCCCAATTCTCCCTCATCTATGGAGCAAGAAAAGCGTTCCTGTGCCTGCAAGCAATGTTTCATCTATAAATTTATGCAATTTatgcattacatttttctgcatcGCTATGCTAAGCCTTTATCTGGTACCAACACTTTGTCAGTTATAACGCAAGAATGACCTATCGCAAATTAATTCTGGATATGATCAACTATGAGCCTGCATCAGAAAGACTTTTCTTTACTGGGGACAAAACCATCAGCCATGTTCCAACTCAAGGATTTATCACCCAGTTTAAGCAATCAAGCCTCAGCCCAATGCAAGTACGTTTGGAAGACAGAAACGGAGCAAAGGCTGATGAGCAGAACATATTTCTATGGAAGATCTCTTCTGACAGCAGTGAAATACAGAGTCTGGAATTAgccagaaatacaaaataattagcAGTAAGCGAAACCAAATCTCGAAGGCATCTGGGAAGTGACACCCCATTCTGTGCAGGGACCTCTGCtcagacactggcacaggctctGTTCTCAGGTTCAAGACATGCCCTGAACAGCACCTCTCGAGGATTCGGCTCAGCGCTTTTCACAAGCACTCTTTACTGGTTTCACAGTGGCCCAGCCTTGAGACATCATGCACATGGACAGCGGTGCTGCCACCATTGTCTGTGCTCAACTGGATACCTCTAAAGGATGGGATGCACCCGTGCGTCCCAATTCCCAACCTTCCCACCTGCAAAGGTGGCTCAGAGTGCTACCCTGCGAGCAGATTTCTGTCTTAAGGCAGGATCTGCTCTCTAAACACACTCCTTGTGTCCTCCAAGGAAAAAGCACCAGGTTGGAAGGAAGCaccctgtggaaaaaaagtgcCACAAAGACCTCCAAAGCATGCAGGTGCCTTTGATTTGCTACCTTATGTCTTCTTCTATCTTGGCCTGTGCCTCAAGGTCGAAAGGATCAGCTGAATAGAGTCGGATCCTCTCCTGCTCCCGCCGGGCTCGGTCCTGCTGTTGCTCCAGCAACACCCTGGTGAATTTCTCTGCAGTAACAAGGAgagacagaaatgctttttactgGAAATTACTCTTTACAAATCAAGTTCTGGCACAGCAAGCACCTCTTTTTGTGCCAGCACGCACTCAGGGATAGAATCAGCAGCACAAGCACAACAAGCCTCATCTGGAGGCAGTGTGGATGGACCTCAAAAGGATTGGTGGCAAACTTGGGAATCTGCTGAGATGAAAAACAACTTGACAGAGCTACTTCTCCTACCCAAACACATCAAGACACAGTCAAACTCAACTTCCCTCTGTATACACTTTTGTACgaaagaaaaatggaggaaaaaaacctccTAAGACACCAATACTTAAAATTGAGAGCTGCCATTAAAATGGCAATTCATTGTTCTATTGCAGCAAGAGTTGCCTACAAAATACTccaaaaaatctggaaaaaacagcagctaaATTACACCTGGAACAGAAATCAGGAATAGAAAACCTGCACTCAAGCTTCTCATTTGaattgtgtatgtgtattttgaaaaaacTTCAGACAGAGACAGGCGTGAGATTGCAATAAGATGGCCCACCTACAAGAATAGCTTGCAAAATCTATCACATTTTACACTCAGCAGTCCCCTGAAAAATAGTTGTCTGTAGATTCAGCAAAAAGCAACCCAAAATTCTaaggcataaaaaaaataacaaaacttaCTTTAAACCCAAGCAACACAGGCTAAGACACAGACATTATAATCCCTAAAGCTGAATGCCTATTGCTGTAATCAGGAGATGCTACAAGGGACACTTGCTTCAGGAAGTTTAGCTGCACGTTTCTTCAGTTccccatatatatataacagcCTCTGgctattttttactgtttggaTCCGATCGCATACATTCCCAAACAGACCTGGCAATAAATTAAGTTCTGTAAACACAGAAGGCCATGGTTTTGCTTCAAGAAATGCAGTTCCCATACAGAAGCTCTGTGGCTCAAAGATAGCTATGTGTTCAGGAAAGCACTGGGcgtttttgtgtgtttgttttgtttttaattaggcTTCTGTATAGCAGGTGCCCTCTAACATGCCTGCGATGCATCCAGCACAGTCACACGGCACGTATCTGTGCATGTATTTGGACATCAGTCAGAGCTGAACTGGACCTGTGCCCAAACACTGATAGCAGCATTACAAAGTGATGAGAGTATAACCAGATCAAACCACTTCCTTCTGACATCCCACTGCAGCGCTTTGGGACTAAAAGTGCACACCTGAATCAAAGCTTATGTGCATACCAGACAGAACAGATCGGCTGATTAGCCAGTTCTGGGTGCCTGGCTTAGCCCCTTGTgtcctgtgccagcagcagcacattccTCTCAAGGTGATGGGAAGAACTTCTCTTCTGCACTACAGACACAATGCTCAAAAGAGGCGGGAAAAAGCTTGAGAGCACAACAGACGTCTATTTAACTACAAGAGTATGAGCTGacatcagaatttaaaaatgcagtaggCCAACAACATCCATGTGAGTTCCCTTCCAGTGTTCCTTGAGAGAGAAATCACTAGGATGTAACCTCGAAAGGGAAAAAGTCTCCTGCTAGATGGTACTTCGTTCATTTCCTGAAGCTCAACAGGATTTATTTCCTAACAAGGTGCTTGCAGAGGTTTAGAAGCACGTCTTTTAACGCCCCAAACACCACTCTTCATAATAAAAGAGGACTAGAGTTCAAAGCTTCCATCAGATGAAGAATGAGAAACCAAGGTCAGCTACTcatctgcagagaaaatgatGGACACCATGCTAGGATTCAACTGTGCCATGTGAAGTGCCCAAAATACATGAGCACTTTCAAGATTAAGAGGAACGTAAACATTTACGACTCTGTCTGTTGGGAAAGGTCCCTAAAGACACCATttacttgttctttttctgctctctctgaTGTCCACTTCTATAGCAGCTAATCACTACGGGGAGAGATGGTCTTACGGTGTACTGCTCCCAGCTGAGGTCTTAGTGGGCTCTGGGGCGCAGCAAATGCAACACCATTACTGGAAACTGAATTCAGAGAGTCTTAGCGTAACAATCAGGAGCTGAGCCACTTGTGTTCATAGAAGCTCAACATATCCACACACCTGATATTTCAAAGTAGGGGACAGAAACTATTCAAAAAGCCAAGCAGGAGAAATATGCCCACCTTGCTAGAAATAGTCTTGTTAGAAAAAGAGGAACTTCAGTACTCCCAGCTGGCACCTTTTATCAGCAGCATCAATAAGCTGGCAGTGAGCACCCCAGCTAGTTAAAAACCTGTGGCTGCCTTTTATTAGAGCTGAGCTCAAACAGACTCAAAACCGCCTCACGCAGATAAAAACCCAACTTACCGAGGTCTCCACTGAGCAGTGCCTCCGCCAGGGGTGGATTGCGCTCCTTCAGCAGGGACAGCTCGTGGGGATTTGCAAGCAGCATCTCCCGTAGCAATGCGGGATTTTCCAAACCCTGAGGGAACGAAGATGCATCGGGAGGCGAGGGACGCAGACGCTGTGCTGGTGGCTGACGCTGCTGCGTGGATGTCCCGGGAACCGCAATGCTGCTGAAGTCTATCCTCGGCAGACCTTGCGGGAAAAGAGGTCAAATGCGTCAGCGCTTCCTATTTACAGTTCTGCTCCAAAAACGAAGTGGAAAAACTGTGGAAAGATGAGTCGGTCTTCGTGCTACAATATTAGACCAGATTCTTAGAACAGCAATTCGTGTCAGAAGCACTGCCACATCCCCAGGTTACTGGGTTAGGAATGCTGGCATGTATTTATGTAACTGCTCTATTCTTCTACCTCGTACGTTTTTTATCCCTAGAATTGCACTATTTGAATCACAGACTAGTTATTTCCAGCTTCACAAATGTGAATGCCACACAGAGGGTTCACAAGGCTAAACCTGAGGTCTCTAAGGCACTTCTGAATctctcagattaaaaaaaaaaaaaggtagagaaaaaaagagcaacatttctgcagagctgcattgCAGGTACCAACCCTCCCATTAAGGCAGGAGGACGAGAACCTCAACCAATGCTTCCAAGCCCTTCTCAGCCAGCAATCCTTCTTTTCTGGTGATGCTTTTAAGATGTGGATTTGCTAGGAATCACTGCAGAAGGCAGGAAAGAGACAGGACCAGGTCTCCACTCACATTATTTGAGGAGCCTCTTGCACGTGTGCATGACTGCATAACTTGGTTTGTTAAGacgcagcttctctgggtatTTGTCACAATTCAGAGTACACATCTCAAGAGCCCCTTAATGTGTCTGAGCCACACCGAGCGCATGTTTATTACACCACTACACAGAACGGGAAGGGAACAGGCAGTCGTATGAAAATTCACATACCTTTACACAAACTGCTGTTCTgaattctctttgtttttccatcctttcccgctttcttttcacttgcttagaataaaaataattaaataacaaGCCCTTTAGCTAATTTTGAAAGTCCCCCACCTCAGTTGTAGCCACCCTCCCTTCCTAAGCAGTTTGTCTAGAGAGGTGTTAAAGGAGACGAATGAGATGGAGTTGGCGTTTGACAAATATTGAGGTGTTTGATAAACATCAAGATCTTCAGATGCTCAGAGGAAAAGTTAACACAACCCTTCTCACCTGGGAAACGGATTGAAGGCCGTGGCTCTACGGTCTCTTTCTGTCGCAAAATTACCACATCCCCGTCTTTCAAGCCATAGGAGGCCAAAGATCTGTTGTTGTCAGTTAGAGGCCTCTCTGCATAGACTATCTGTTCACGGAGAGAAtgtaaggaaaaacaacttGCATGACAAAACAGATCAGaatcttgcttttaatttatttgtattttaggaaaacgttccagcagctcctctgggccCACCTCAAGCTTCAGAACAGAAGGTGTGCAATTCTCACCACAGGCACAGACAAGCCCTGCCAAAGCACCTCGGCCTCAGGCACAGAAAGACCTCAACAAGTGGTTGGACAAGTACCCAGAGTTGGTCTTACCGAAACCCAACAACCATTTCTCAAAACCCAGCATCTCGGAGAAGGACTCGTTTCTCTTAATTAGAGGCCAAAGTCTTTAAAGGAAAGAACGCCTTGCGTCAGACCTGTTTACCACACGTTTCCAAACTCAAATCTCTATTACCCAAGTCATGGCTGCTTTCTGTAGTGATATCTGCCCCCAGGTCAGCACCTCTTGACCAAGGCCTCAACTGTGCAGGCAGCATCCATCAGGAGGGACACTGGACCAGATTGTCTACCAATCAGCGATCTCTACCTTTACCCACAACATGGTTCCCAAAATAACTAGTTTTACGGGGAGCTCAGTGATTAGCTCAGTGATTTCTGCTTTACTTCAGTGATGTAACTCCATCCAGACACAAAGGTTCAGCACCCAAACATACCAGTCCTGAATCCGCAGTCAGTCTGTGGCaaggaattaatttcttttggcTATAAAACACAGTCACATAATTTCCTATTATCATAATATAACTTAACAAGAGGTCCACagattaaatataaaaacatattgagataaaaaaatgaatattcacCATGGAAACATTTCTATTAACATTAGATTCTGCGATACCTACAGATGTCCTAAATTACTCCCGTGCTCCCCTTGAAATTTCAACAGGCAGTAACTGCAGATGAATACCATCAGAGGAGTTACCAACTTCACCAAGCACAGGAACCAGGATGTTCTGCTTCCACAAAACTGTTGTCATTTAGTTAAAACACAAcccataaaaataaagatgtgctTTAGAGGAACGAAAGTTCCTGCTGAAGACGTGTCTCTGGCATCCCAGAAACAGTATCTGTTCGGCATTAAGGTTTCTGTGCCTTCATCAAAGCACAATGAGACGAGGCAGATCAGCTCGACAGTCTCCTACCCCTGGCAGAAGTCCAAAGCAAGAAGTGCTGGAGAACTCAGCCTAACCCTGTTGGGCGTACGATCCAATTTCACGTTTGCCACGTAATTTAGCAAGACCTTCTCCCTGGTCTGGAAAAGCCTGGTTCAGGAACAACAGGTCTGCCACAGGTCGGGACTGGCAAAGCCGCGTGGGAGACGCTTTCACAGTACTCGCCTGGACGGGCTGCGACACTACCTGATGCTATCGCAAGCAGCAGAAGCACGCTGAAGATCCAAAAAGACAATTAGTATGCGTCTTCCTCGAAGTGTGGAAGACGCTACAGACTTTGGCTGCTTTACTTCATCGGCTCAGAAGTATTACACAGAATCCTAACTCCTGCACCCTGGTTGCAGAGATCCATCGTCAGAGGTGGTATCAAAGTAAGAAAGACAgaggaagtaaaaataatagCCACGTATGACGTAGCAATCAGAACcatcagaatttgaaaaatacacaCAATTAGAAACAAAGATGACATTTCTATCTTCTCATTCACTACACACTTCACAACATCCATGGCATTGCACTCGACTGgcttgtgggtccctttcaaaGCAAACATGGATCCATTTGCAAGCTATATTAAGGCATTCAGTCACTGCTCTGGTGGTTTGCAAGACATTGCCAGCATTATTAAGGTTAGCTTGTGATGGGAGGAGTCCCAGCGCATCCTCTCACATTACCACGCACACCCTGCCCAACCTGATTCGGTAACGCTGCTGtgcacagagaaagcaagctTGTAATAAATCCCAGCTGCACGCGCAAATCTTAAATGACAGTTTCTCTGTGCAGATGGCCTGGAAGACACGAGCTAATCAGTTTAAGTGAGGTTTTACCTCTGTCATCTTGCTTCATGGGCTGGATTTATGAGCGTTCAGCCTTCACACCTCAGACAATGAATTATGTGCCTAGCACTCGCTCCGTATCCATTAGCAGCACAGCTTAATATGTTTTTGACCCTTTCCactttgctgttaaaataaactgatttaattttgCTGTACTTCAGATTACCTGCTTTGCAGCACATTTCAGACAGCAAGCTTGTAAGCTGGCCAAGGCACCAGACACGAGCCCTTCCGGAGGTAGCCTGGGTAGGGAAGCAGGCACCAACATCACGCACTGGCCGGATTCTACACAGTGGTGTTGGGTAGAACGTCTCTGTGGAGCAAGCAACCCCACTCAAGTAATCAGCTGTCATTAAAACAAAGTCCGTATAGCAAAAACATCGCTCTTTTAAACAAGAGACCCACAAAGACTATAAATCCTACCCAACATATATATGGTCCCCCAGGTTTATGCAGGAGAGATACACCCACCTCACCTCCTCTCAGCCTCTGCTGTCAGGACACCCTGAGGGCCCCGGCCATCCACTTCAATTCCTCTGTGCCTCCTCTCACCTGCCCCACATCTCAAGTCTGCAGGTCAGGATGGCTGAGGACTTCTACGAGGCTGACAGCAAAGCAACCACTGTGGGTGACTCAGTGCGCCACCATGCCTCGGACCACTGGCTAGACACCCCCAGCAACCATAAATCAAACCCAACACAGAACCCCCGTCcagtttttaattgttttttggCTCCGAGCCATCTATAGCTTGGAATGTGTGATTCCTGGAGAAACACTCTATAAATCCTGAACAAGACCCAGGGTTGAGCGCTGTGATCCCGGCCGTCACAGCCTGCTCCGTGCCGTGCCTCGGGATGTGTCCCCCAGCCCGGCGGCCTCGGCTGGAACTgcgtggcagcagcagctgaggtcaGGGGACACACAGTGCGTAAAGAGAAGGAAACGAAGGAAATAACGCCACTGCCAGAAGAACGCCGAcagccttcctctccttctccagaAAAGGCACCTCCACGTCACGAAAAGGAAACCACAGCGAGCTGAattatttcccttctgctctccctgctgcacctCCCCTTATCAGCAGGGCCCACCGGCCACCGTGCCCGCTATCTCCCGGCACCCTCCGATCCGCTGCGACGCCAGCCAAGTGCTTCAGCACTCACCTCCACCCCAGAATTCATTTTGTGGGAGATCAGAGAATGGGACTCTGTTAACCCTCTGTGGTTTGCTCCACCCTGCATGGTCCTTACATCTCCCCTTTGTGCCGGGAAGCCAACGTGACACCCGCAAAGCGATGCACACCGTGGGTAAGGAAGAGCCACAGCAAGACCCACGCTGTTACCTGCTTGTGGGGGATGGTTTGGGCACACAAAATCTTTCTGTACAACAAGCTACTTCACCCATAACTTGtagtttcaaaacttttttcctaCTGAAGGTCCAAAGAACACTAAACAAACACTGGGCAGAAAGAGTAGATAAAGGAACAATAAACATATGCTTCAAAAACGTTAGGAAAGGAAACACGATTGATAATGCACACGCAGAGGACAGGTGGACAGAAGGAGAGCAAAGGTGCTACCAAAAAGCACAGGGTTGGTCCGTGTTACCTGCAGTCCGTGTAATCGGAAATCTGCAGCGATTTAATCACAGCGGAGCAAAGGCTCAAAGGAAAAACTCCCGGCAAAAGTAAGCGCAGAAGCACAGGAAGGACGCGACCCCTCGTTGTCCCAAAACAGAGGAAGAGCCGGCAGGTCACCGTGAGGCGAGAGAGCTCCAAAACCAAGGAGTTCGTGCCCCACGTGCCTTGAGATAGTCGGGCAACCAAGCACAAGCACTCGCAGAGCCCCGtgggcagagcctggccctgTCACCGCCGCAGGAGCCACTGGGGACTCCGGCACCGTGCCGGCGGGCGCAGCACGCACCGGGAGCCGGCCGGCACGGCGGCAGGAGCCTCTCTGCCCGCAGCGGTCGCTCTCCTTCCACCCACCACAGCCCAAAGCTTTCCCCCCGGTACGAAAACCCACACGGCCCCGATTCTCTGCCCCATCCCTTGCAGCCGGCCCCGCACCGGCGCTGCCCCTCCGCATtctcccagcagcctccccggggctgcccggcaCAAACCGCCGCTGCCTGCAGCCGGGCCCGGCCAGCGGGGGCTCCGCTCGGCGCTGCCCGCACCGCACCGCCTCGGAACCGGGGGGGCCCCAGGGGGGCCGGgaacccgggggggggggggggggggcgggttcTTGCGGGGCCACCGCCGCGGCGGGACCGGAGAGATCCTCCGGGGGACGAAAGCTCCGAGGGacgcccggggggggggggggagcggagcCCGGGCACCTGCCCCAGCCCGGCACGGGAGGAAACCCCGGGacaacggggggggggggggcagagcccggccgggcggcggctccggggccgccggggccgccgggTCGCGAAGCGGggcccgcccccccgcccccgggaCACAtccgcggccgggccgggcccggcgccccccggcccggtatcccccgccgcccgccccccgggGCCTCCCGCGCGGCGGCCGGGCCCTGACCTGGCTCTCCGCCGCCGGGATGCCGGACTCGAGCTCGCAGAGCGCGCGGAAGTTCTGCAGCTCGAAGTCGGCGTCCACCTGCAGCGAGAAGGTCAGCTCGCTGCGGTCGCGGCGCAGGCAGAACACGGTGAGCAGCAtggccgccccccgccgcccgccgccgccgccaagcgccgccgcccgccgccgagCGCCGCCGTCGCAaagcgccgcccgccgccagccccgcccCGAGCCATCAGCGGGAGGCGGGGCCGAGGGGGGGTCGGGGAGGCCCCGAGCCCAgcccggggctcgggggggggggggcggcccggacccggtgcccccccccgggtgcCGCTACGTGCCCCCGGCTCTGTGCTGCGCCCCCCCGCGGTGCCCCGAAGCGCTCGCACTTCTCCTCCAGGCCAGGCCAGGCAGCAGCCGGCaccccccgcagcagcagcccccccccgggtccgtccctccctgccccagcgcCCAAACCCCCCCCAGAAGTCGCCCCGGAGCCCAAACACCCCCAGCAGTCTCTGCCACTTCGTTTTGGGGGGAAatgagggcaggaggcagcagtggATGGGGGGGAGGCAACTACACCACAGGCTGGTGTGCAGGGGAGCGTGTGTAAATACACAGGAGGGCTggttcccccctccccagcataCGGGGGAGCCCTTTGGGAACAGGGGGACGTTAAGATCCTGGGGATCCCACCACCACACAGCTCTCACCAGCACCACAGGCATCGGCTTTCCTGCTGCCACATCCCTGGAGGGCCTTCGCGCTGCTCCAACCCACCCACGCCTCCCAcgaggctgcagggctgtccggaaaggctgcagggctgttgtTGCCATGCcggcttatttttttttccccaagtggTGAGGAACATGAACGTTAATTGTTAATTTGTTTGCGAGGCTCCCAGGAAGGCAAAGCAGCTGGAGAGGGGTGCAGCAGGATGGGCCAGTGCCCTCAGGCAACAGTGAAACCCCCGCCTGCCCTGCAGGTACACCGCTGCGAGGCTGGACTGAGACACGGAAGGATGACACGGAAGGATGACACCGAGCCCCAGGAACAAAGCAGCAGGCAAGGCGATGGGGCCCGCGCCGTACGTCACCCCCGCTGTACTCGCTGCTTTCTGCACCAGGAGCAGGGTAGGATCCAGCGGCACAGGCAGCGCTCCCCTCCGACCTCCGACCTCCTCCCACGTGCTGACCATGGGCTTTCCTCATCAGAGAGCCCTGCTCAGTAATTCACTCACTTCAATACACGGTGAGAGGAACAagactttatttcaaaaatggaGTTAATCTCAAATCAAAATCATTCTGGCCACGGGGTGGGAcaaacagaacagcagcactgcGAACCGATCAAGGAGCAACAAGACCATAGTTGTCACATTTCCGTGTTTGCAAACATTTTGTCAACAAATCCCCTGCaaatatttacttcattttctctcttgttaATCAACCCatatgtaataataaaaaaaaaagccccaaaccagTCTGGCACCTACCAGTCCTCACACAGTTACTGCAAGGGCCCCGAGTGCTGCCCAACTCCGCACAGTGCCAGGGAAAAGGCTCTTCCTCCCATAGGGAGCTCAGTCGgatttctccttctccttcatgTGCAAGAAGACAATGCTGAACATGAAGAGGCCCACCATCATGGAGAAGGCTCCAGCATAGTATGGGTACGCCGAGGGGATGAAACGTTCGTACTGCGTGTGCTGGAGGGGACGCACGGACACCTAGGAGAAAAGGTGGCATCCCTTTCAAGTTTGGCAGGACCCAGTAACGGATCAAGATAATCCTCTGCACGCACCTCTGACTCCCTGTGCTCCTCAGCACCTGTTAGGTTACTGAAATGGCAATTGAACTACTTGTTTCTAGGGCTGAACCGCAGCTTTTAGCCAAGAACATTCTAATGTGTcccacatatttttaaagctccAAATGCTCTACGCGGGAGGAAATACTTGCTCAGTTCAAGCCTGCACAATGGTAAGGCTCTCTGCACTGGCATTTGCAGCAACTGCACAACGCTTGTCCAAAGAAGGGGTAACCACAATCAGTTGCTTGCACAGCTTGTTTCCAAACcccaaaatgcaaataaaaaacaaagtcagaagTGCTCAAATTCCATGTACATTCAAGTACCTTGCACCTCAATAACAACTTAACGGAGATCCCTTTCCTCTTGCGTGAATCATTCCCACCGTACTGACCTGGGTAGAGGAGTAGAGGTGGGTATAACCCAGGCGGTTATAATCCACTTTAAACTGGAACACTCCGTAGACATCCGGCAGCTTGAACTGCACGCTGTACTTGCCACCTAAGAAAGAGTCGCAACATTTAACTGACAAGAGAAATTGGAAGACAGAAGCTGTGGAAGCCTTCACAGGTCTTCCTGCTACAATGCTGCCATGCCAAGGAGAAAACATCCCAACGTGGGCTGGAGAGGTGAGGGGAACCTACCGTTTCTCTTCAAGAAAGTCCGCACGAACGGATCGATGCGGACGAACTCCAGCTGGATATCGTCTCCGTCGAAGGGGACCCACTTTCCATCGGAAAGCTTTTCAATTACGATGCTGTACTCCTGGAACAAACCCGTGCATGAACAGGAGTCAGGAGCAATGCCTGAAAACACACCTCGACCCCAGCAGAAGACTCCAGAAGGGATACGGTC
This window of the Cygnus olor isolate bCygOlo1 chromosome 21, bCygOlo1.pri.v2, whole genome shotgun sequence genome carries:
- the DDI2 gene encoding protein DDI1 homolog 2 isoform X4: MLLTVFCLRRDRSELTFSLQVDADFELQNFRALCELESGIPAAESQIVYAERPLTDNNRSLASYGLKDGDVVILRQKETVEPRPSIRFPGLPRIDFSSIAVPGTSTQQRQPPAQRLRPSPPDASSFPQGLENPALLREMLLANPHELSLLKERNPPLAEALLSGDLEKFTRVLLEQQQDRARREQERIRLYSADPFDLEAQAKIEEDIRQQNIEENMTIAMEEAPESFGQVVMLYINCKVNGHPVKAFVDSGAQMTIMSQACAERCNIMRLVDRRWAGIAKGVGTQKIIGRVHLAQVQIEGDFLACSFSILEEQPMDMLLGLDMLKRHQCSIDLKKNVLVIGTTGSQTTFLPEGELPECARLAYGAGREDVRPEEIADQELAEAIQKSVEEAERQKP